A genomic stretch from Bacteroidales bacterium includes:
- a CDS encoding alpha amylase C-terminal domain-containing protein has product MKKPEKTKNKKVLPLVAQDSWLEPVEQEIENRLERYQQRLAQIEKEFGSLTKFADAYKFFGIHYDKKAHGWYYREWAPEAYELFFIGDFNHWDRQAHPMEKKENGVWEIFLDEAEYADRFVHNSKVKVLVHGSNGWKERIPVWITRVVQDDYTKDFAGQVWMPDTEFSWRGDNFSMRSLDQLLIYETHVGMALEKYAVGTYLEFADHILPKVKAAGYNALQVMAIAEHPYYGSFGYHVANFFAPSSRFGTPEELKYLIKKAHSMGIAVIMDIVHSHTVKNLNEGISQFDGSDHQFMHPGERGEHPAWDSKVFDYGKTEVIQFLLSNLKYWLEEFHFDGFRFDGVTSMMYFHHGLTEFDSRDKFFTDGVEWDAITYLQLANTLVHKVKSDAVSIAEDVSGMPGLCIPIKDGGIGFDYRLAMGIPDFWIKTLKEKRDEDWNMEDLWNTLTDRRPGVGTIAYAESHDQALVGDKTIAFWLMDKEMYFHMHRDDDNMVIARGMALHKMIRFITMALGGQGYLNFMGNEFGHPEWIDFPREGNGWSYHHARRQWSLRYNPDLKYQFLAEWDKAMIKLATDYKLLASGWGNLIKTDDWNKVIVFEKAELIFAFNFHVDQSLPDYDYDVPGKGDYKVILNSDSPAFGGYDRVDESIVHASQFDEESGRHFLQVYLPNRTAMVLEKVGE; this is encoded by the coding sequence ATGAAAAAACCTGAGAAGACAAAAAATAAAAAAGTGCTGCCGCTGGTGGCGCAGGACAGCTGGCTGGAGCCGGTAGAGCAGGAGATAGAAAACCGGCTGGAACGCTACCAGCAGCGCCTGGCACAAATTGAGAAGGAGTTTGGCAGCCTCACTAAATTTGCCGATGCTTACAAGTTTTTTGGTATCCACTACGATAAAAAGGCACACGGCTGGTACTACCGCGAATGGGCACCCGAAGCGTATGAGCTTTTCTTTATTGGCGACTTCAACCACTGGGACCGGCAGGCGCATCCGATGGAAAAGAAGGAAAACGGTGTGTGGGAGATTTTTCTGGACGAGGCGGAATACGCCGACCGTTTTGTGCACAACAGCAAGGTGAAAGTGCTGGTGCATGGCTCCAATGGCTGGAAGGAACGCATTCCGGTGTGGATAACACGCGTGGTGCAGGATGACTATACCAAGGATTTTGCCGGCCAGGTGTGGATGCCGGACACGGAATTTTCGTGGCGCGGCGACAACTTTAGCATGCGTAGCCTCGACCAGCTGCTGATTTACGAAACGCACGTGGGCATGGCGCTCGAGAAATATGCCGTGGGAACGTATCTGGAATTTGCCGATCACATACTTCCCAAAGTGAAAGCGGCAGGCTACAACGCCCTGCAGGTGATGGCCATCGCCGAGCATCCCTACTACGGCTCCTTTGGATATCATGTGGCCAATTTCTTTGCACCTTCCAGCCGCTTTGGCACACCCGAAGAGTTGAAATATCTGATAAAAAAAGCCCACAGCATGGGCATCGCCGTAATCATGGACATCGTGCACTCACACACCGTAAAAAATCTAAACGAGGGCATAAGCCAATTCGACGGCTCCGACCACCAGTTTATGCACCCGGGCGAACGCGGCGAGCATCCCGCCTGGGACTCCAAAGTGTTTGACTATGGAAAAACCGAAGTGATTCAGTTTTTGCTAAGCAACCTAAAATACTGGCTCGAGGAGTTTCATTTTGATGGTTTCCGCTTCGACGGCGTCACCTCGATGATGTATTTTCATCATGGGCTAACGGAGTTCGACAGCCGTGATAAGTTTTTTACGGATGGCGTAGAGTGGGACGCCATCACTTACCTGCAACTGGCAAATACGCTGGTGCACAAAGTAAAAAGCGATGCGGTCTCCATTGCCGAAGATGTGAGTGGAATGCCCGGATTGTGCATTCCTATCAAAGATGGCGGCATCGGATTCGACTATCGGCTGGCAATGGGCATCCCTGACTTCTGGATAAAAACCCTTAAAGAGAAACGCGACGAAGACTGGAATATGGAAGATCTGTGGAACACACTCACCGATCGCCGTCCGGGTGTAGGAACCATCGCTTACGCTGAATCGCACGACCAGGCGCTGGTAGGCGATAAAACCATTGCCTTTTGGTTGATGGACAAAGAGATGTATTTCCACATGCACCGCGACGACGACAATATGGTGATAGCGCGCGGTATGGCGCTTCACAAGATGATTCGCTTTATTACAATGGCGCTCGGTGGGCAGGGTTACCTAAACTTTATGGGCAACGAGTTTGGCCATCCCGAATGGATCGACTTTCCGCGCGAAGGCAACGGCTGGAGCTACCATCACGCCCGCCGCCAATGGTCGCTGCGCTACAACCCCGACCTAAAATACCAGTTTTTGGCCGAATGGGACAAGGCGATGATAAAGCTGGCAACCGATTACAAGCTGCTTGCTTCCGGATGGGGAAACCTGATTAAAACCGACGACTGGAACAAAGTGATCGTCTTTGAAAAGGCAGAGCTTATCTTTGCCTTCAACTTCCATGTAGACCAGTCGCTGCCCGACTACGATTATGATGTGCCTGGCAAAGGCGACTACAAGGTAATCCTCAACTCTGACTCGCCAGCCTTTGGCGGCTATGACCGGGTGGATGAATCAATCGTTCATGCTTCGCAGTTTGACGAAGAGAGCGGGCGGCACTTCCTGCAGGTATATCTTCCCAACAGAACTGCGATGGTGCTGGAGAAAGTGGGAGAGTAG
- a CDS encoding prolyl oligopeptidase family serine peptidase encodes MKKIITLLLAVFLFQSLAAQYDYPPTKTVECSDTYFGVTYKDPYRWLEDSKGLAVVAWFKDQADFSDSVLNTLSGRDELIAEWEMLDKLQPPMIRRPKYQNGSVFYIKTMPGENVGKVYFRQGMDGEETLLFDPTDHIRGKTLSVQSILPSYDGTKIIISYSEGGAEISTIKVMDVDSKTFLPETIYPSWFGPTSWTFDNKSFLYFSQKTADNTSPEFELNTKAKLHKLGTDVKDDIDFFSNESYPEMDIQPNDLPFVTLHESSENYMFASLENVRQEKFFYYAPIAQLNQKKIQWKLLCRPEDKLVRDMVFIGDTVFAITHKGAKNYKLISTNLKNPDWKNARVVAEEKENQTLESITHSRDFLILTYSDGINAHLYKYHLKTGKTQEIKTPYSGTVYVFCIDKKTNDCFALLTSWNHPVTFYDFNAETDEFSPSSFYESRVYPAAYKELQVEEVEVEGHDRVMIPLSIIYKKGIKLDGSNVCLMDSYGAYGSSMTPDFNDFENSLAVKGVVIAIPHVRGGSEKGDDWYKAGHKTTKPNTWKDFNSCAEYLIEKGYTSANRLAGTGTSAGGILISRAITERPDLYAAAICNVGVANAMRNEFTPNGPGNIPEFGTVTDSVECRALYEMDGVQHVVPGTKYPAVLCVAGWNDPRVIAWQPGKFAAALQHASTSGKPVLLKINYDSGHFTEDKSVTFANIADQFAFTMWQCGHPDFQPKK; translated from the coding sequence ATGAAAAAGATTATCACACTTTTACTCGCAGTGTTTTTGTTTCAGTCGTTAGCTGCACAATACGATTATCCACCAACAAAAACAGTGGAATGCTCGGATACATATTTTGGCGTAACCTACAAAGATCCCTATCGTTGGTTGGAAGATTCCAAAGGTCTTGCAGTGGTTGCATGGTTTAAAGATCAGGCTGATTTTAGTGATTCAGTTTTAAATACATTGTCAGGAAGAGATGAATTGATTGCCGAATGGGAGATGCTGGACAAGCTGCAGCCACCTATGATCAGACGTCCCAAATACCAAAACGGGAGCGTATTTTACATCAAAACAATGCCTGGCGAAAATGTTGGGAAGGTATATTTCCGGCAGGGAATGGATGGCGAGGAAACTCTACTGTTCGACCCAACCGATCACATCAGGGGGAAAACACTTTCCGTTCAAAGTATATTGCCAAGTTACGATGGTACGAAAATAATCATTTCGTATTCCGAAGGCGGCGCCGAAATATCAACCATCAAAGTGATGGATGTGGATAGTAAAACATTTCTCCCCGAAACCATTTATCCCAGTTGGTTTGGCCCTACCAGCTGGACATTTGATAATAAATCGTTTCTTTATTTCTCACAAAAAACCGCCGACAATACAAGCCCTGAATTTGAACTCAACACAAAGGCTAAGCTGCACAAACTCGGGACGGATGTAAAAGATGATATCGATTTCTTTAGCAACGAAAGCTATCCGGAAATGGATATTCAGCCCAACGATCTTCCTTTTGTAACACTTCATGAAAGTTCTGAAAACTATATGTTCGCCTCGCTCGAAAATGTTCGTCAGGAAAAGTTCTTCTATTATGCTCCTATTGCCCAACTGAACCAAAAGAAAATACAATGGAAGCTCCTGTGCCGGCCAGAAGATAAATTAGTGCGGGACATGGTATTTATTGGCGACACCGTGTTTGCAATTACTCATAAGGGTGCAAAAAATTATAAATTAATTTCTACAAATTTAAAGAATCCTGACTGGAAAAATGCCAGAGTAGTTGCTGAAGAAAAAGAAAACCAAACTCTTGAGTCGATTACGCATTCCCGGGATTTCTTGATTCTTACGTATAGTGATGGTATCAATGCACATTTATACAAATACCATTTGAAAACCGGCAAAACACAGGAGATAAAAACGCCTTATTCAGGGACTGTTTATGTTTTTTGCATCGACAAGAAAACCAACGATTGTTTTGCACTCCTTACCTCCTGGAACCACCCCGTTACTTTTTATGATTTCAATGCTGAAACGGATGAGTTTAGTCCCAGCAGTTTTTACGAATCGCGCGTGTATCCTGCTGCCTATAAAGAATTGCAAGTGGAGGAAGTGGAAGTTGAAGGCCATGATAGGGTGATGATTCCACTATCTATTATTTATAAAAAAGGAATCAAATTAGATGGCTCAAATGTGTGTTTGATGGATAGCTACGGAGCTTATGGTTCCAGCATGACACCTGATTTTAATGATTTCGAAAACTCGTTGGCCGTAAAAGGCGTAGTTATCGCGATTCCTCATGTGAGAGGGGGTAGCGAAAAAGGAGACGATTGGTATAAAGCCGGGCATAAAACCACCAAGCCAAATACCTGGAAAGATTTTAATAGCTGTGCTGAATACCTGATCGAAAAAGGTTATACCTCTGCAAACCGATTAGCAGGCACAGGCACCAGTGCCGGTGGAATTTTGATCAGCCGCGCAATAACAGAACGCCCCGATCTTTATGCAGCAGCTATTTGTAATGTGGGTGTGGCCAATGCCATGCGCAATGAATTTACGCCCAATGGTCCGGGAAATATCCCGGAATTTGGAACTGTAACCGACAGTGTCGAATGCAGGGCTTTATATGAAATGGATGGTGTGCAACATGTGGTTCCGGGCACCAAATACCCCGCGGTATTATGCGTCGCCGGTTGGAACGATCCCCGTGTTATAGCCTGGCAGCCGGGGAAATTCGCCGCAGCTTTGCAGCATGCATCTACTTCAGGTAAACCGGTTCTGTTGAAAATAAATTACGACAGCGGCCATTTTACAGAAGACAAAAGCGTGACGTTTGCCAACATTGCAGATCAGTTTGCTTTTACAATGTGGCAATGTGGCCATCCGGATTTTCAACCAAAAAAATAA
- the dnaG gene encoding DNA primase, which yields MLSTQNRLLDGFTKFAFFKSPVLIDKNTIQNILETARIDEVVGDFVTLKKRGTNLLGLCPFHNEKTPSFTVSPRLGIYKCFGCGKGGNAVNFVMEHEHFSYPEALKYLARKYNIEIQEEEQTPEQLQALNEQESLYHVSDFAAKYFAANLYNTEQGRAIGLSYFKERGFRDDIIKKFMLGYAIDEWTNFTDHAIANGYDKKYLESTGLTIVKDDKMYDRFRGRVIFPIQNISGRVLGFGGRTLSADKKIPKYVNSPESEIYHKSNLLYGINHARTAIIDKENCFLVEGYTDVISLHQAGIANVVSSSGTSLTTDQIKLIKRYTRSVTILYDGDSAGIKAAFRGIDMVLEEGLDVKIVLFPEGDDPDSFARKHRSSEVEDFLQKNAANFIFFKTKLLLDETDGDPLKKAALISEIVQSIALIPDKIVQSLYLKECSAILNMEEITLMNELNKIRRRNYDRKVKEQGTVAPEKVLVPLKPEPTVQGDFDFFSTEYQEKDIIRLLMRYPQHELKFEVKNGDQVDVYSFPVASYIINDLRRDELQFTNPTLQKAFDAAATALDEGALPDETFFLYHPDKEISALAATMLTQRYELNDWERVKIKVKSESEQLPMAVTHALFSMKLRVLEKKFDEMLANLKQATEDEVMPLMLQQRKLQQKIERIAQELERIVLR from the coding sequence ATGTTATCAACACAAAATCGCCTGTTGGATGGTTTTACTAAATTTGCTTTCTTTAAATCTCCGGTTTTGATTGATAAAAATACCATACAAAATATTCTTGAAACGGCACGCATCGACGAGGTGGTGGGCGACTTTGTGACGCTCAAAAAGCGCGGTACCAACCTGCTGGGGTTGTGCCCGTTTCACAACGAAAAGACTCCTTCCTTCACCGTGTCGCCACGTCTGGGCATCTACAAATGCTTTGGCTGTGGCAAAGGTGGCAACGCCGTGAATTTTGTGATGGAGCATGAGCATTTCAGCTATCCCGAGGCGCTGAAATACCTTGCGCGTAAATACAACATCGAGATTCAGGAAGAAGAACAAACGCCCGAGCAGCTACAGGCGCTCAACGAACAAGAGAGTCTGTACCACGTTTCCGACTTTGCCGCCAAATATTTTGCTGCTAATCTCTACAACACCGAGCAGGGAAGAGCCATCGGGCTGAGCTATTTCAAAGAGCGCGGATTTCGCGACGACATCATCAAAAAGTTTATGCTCGGCTATGCCATCGACGAGTGGACCAATTTTACCGATCATGCCATCGCCAACGGCTACGACAAAAAGTACCTCGAAAGTACCGGACTTACCATCGTTAAAGATGACAAGATGTACGACCGCTTCCGCGGAAGGGTGATTTTCCCGATTCAAAATATCTCGGGACGCGTTCTGGGCTTTGGTGGCCGTACTTTATCGGCAGACAAAAAGATACCCAAATACGTAAACTCGCCAGAGTCGGAGATTTACCACAAGAGCAATCTTCTTTACGGCATCAACCACGCCCGCACCGCCATTATCGACAAAGAGAATTGTTTTCTGGTGGAAGGCTACACCGACGTAATATCGTTGCATCAGGCCGGTATCGCCAATGTGGTGTCTTCGTCGGGAACCTCGCTCACCACCGACCAGATAAAACTCATCAAGCGCTACACACGCAGCGTTACCATACTTTATGATGGCGACAGTGCAGGCATAAAAGCGGCTTTCAGAGGGATAGATATGGTGCTCGAAGAAGGCCTTGACGTAAAAATTGTTCTTTTCCCCGAAGGCGACGATCCCGATTCTTTTGCACGCAAACACCGTTCGAGCGAAGTCGAGGATTTTCTTCAGAAGAACGCCGCCAATTTTATCTTTTTTAAAACAAAACTGCTACTCGACGAAACCGATGGCGACCCGCTGAAAAAGGCCGCTTTGATCAGCGAGATCGTGCAGTCGATAGCCCTGATCCCCGATAAGATCGTTCAGTCACTTTATCTGAAGGAATGCTCGGCCATTTTGAACATGGAAGAGATCACCCTGATGAATGAGCTGAACAAAATCAGGCGACGCAACTATGATCGCAAGGTAAAAGAGCAGGGAACGGTGGCTCCAGAAAAAGTGCTTGTTCCGCTGAAACCCGAACCAACTGTACAAGGCGATTTCGACTTTTTTTCGACCGAATATCAGGAGAAAGACATCATCCGGTTGCTGATGCGTTATCCGCAGCACGAGCTTAAGTTCGAGGTAAAAAATGGCGATCAGGTTGACGTTTATAGCTTTCCGGTGGCGAGTTATATCATCAACGACCTTCGGCGCGACGAGCTACAATTCACCAATCCGACATTACAAAAAGCTTTCGACGCTGCGGCAACAGCACTGGATGAGGGCGCGTTGCCCGACGAGACTTTCTTTTTGTACCATCCCGACAAGGAAATATCGGCGCTGGCAGCAACGATGCTTACCCAACGTTACGAACTAAACGACTGGGAGCGGGTGAAGATAAAGGTGAAGAGCGAATCGGAACAGCTCCCGATGGCCGTCACCCATGCGCTGTTTTCGATGAAACTGCGGGTGCTCGAAAAGAAATTTGATGAGATGCTTGCAAACCTCAAGCAGGCTACCGAGGATGAGGTCATGCCGTTGATGTTGCAACAGCGAAAGCTACAGCAAAAAATCGAACGTATCGCCCAGGAGCTTGAGCGTATTGTTTTGAGATGA
- a CDS encoding cupin domain-containing protein yields MPTKGQILTNPTTGDIYEYVETAKDTNGERVTMKATIKTKEPLVPNHIHVTQDETFEVVSGKLTIWLDGNEETLSAGGKVTLPKLKPHNHYNHGDDAVTYLHTVTPALDFDYFMENLIGLAADGKTKNGKHSLVQQLVFLKYLDSKFYLADVPVGAQKALMNLIAPIGRLFGYRAIYKKYSEIEK; encoded by the coding sequence ATGCCAACAAAAGGACAAATATTGACGAACCCTACAACTGGCGACATATACGAATATGTTGAAACCGCTAAAGATACCAACGGGGAACGGGTTACGATGAAAGCCACCATCAAAACCAAAGAGCCGCTCGTGCCTAATCACATTCACGTTACGCAGGACGAAACCTTTGAGGTTGTCTCAGGGAAATTAACTATTTGGTTAGACGGAAATGAGGAAACGCTTTCGGCAGGTGGGAAAGTGACACTTCCAAAGCTCAAGCCGCATAACCATTACAACCATGGCGATGATGCGGTTACTTACCTTCATACGGTTACGCCTGCATTAGACTTCGACTACTTCATGGAAAACCTAATTGGCCTTGCGGCGGATGGGAAAACTAAAAATGGGAAGCATAGCTTGGTTCAGCAGTTGGTATTTCTCAAATATCTCGACAGCAAATTCTATCTCGCCGATGTTCCGGTAGGAGCACAAAAGGCGTTGATGAATTTAATTGCGCCAATAGGACGACTATTTGGGTACAGGGCTATTTACAAAAAATACTCAGAGATAGAAAAATAA
- a CDS encoding DMT family protein: MKGLSTILLLVLSNIFMTFAWYGHLKFKDMNWFSNLGLPAVILISWGIALFEYTAQVPANRIGFNENGGPFNLWQLKVIQEVITLSVFTVFTIFVFKSQTLRLNHFIGFGFLILAVYFIFKK; the protein is encoded by the coding sequence ATGAAAGGGCTTTCCACAATATTATTGCTGGTTTTATCCAACATCTTCATGACCTTCGCCTGGTATGGGCATTTGAAATTTAAAGACATGAACTGGTTCAGCAACTTGGGGCTACCAGCCGTTATTCTTATTAGTTGGGGAATTGCGCTCTTCGAATACACAGCCCAAGTTCCGGCCAACAGAATTGGCTTTAATGAAAATGGCGGGCCTTTTAATCTTTGGCAACTCAAAGTTATTCAGGAGGTAATTACCTTGTCTGTATTTACCGTGTTTACCATCTTCGTCTTCAAGAGCCAAACCCTACGACTGAATCATTTCATCGGATTTGGGTTTTTAATACTTGCGGTTTATTTCATTTTTAAAAAGTAA
- the pulA gene encoding type I pullulanase, producing MKRLPFLFVIIIVIMNSCNEPADKKSTDFDSLEAYSGDDLGVIYTPEATTFKVWAPTAEAVRVNIYEKGSGGDLLEKINLQPGISGIWAVTAEKDLIGKFYTFQVELQGQWLDETPGIYAVAVGINGKRGAIINFEATNPEGWDNDQKPPLGNYNDIILYELHVRDMTIHPSSGAKDRGKFTGLSQTGTTSAEGLKTGIDHIKELGVTHVHILPAFDYRSIDETNSEKAYNWGYDPENYNVPEGTYATDAADPATRIREFKQLVKTIHDAGLRVVMDVVYNQTGKTENSNFNLMVPGYYYRQNADGTFSNASGCGNETASERPMMRNFMISSVKHWVEEYHVDGFRFDLMGIHDIETMNAVSEAIHAIDPTIFLYGEGWTAGACPLPDDQLALKKNVALLDSIAVFSDDIRDGIKGSWNDHESKGWVSGNSDLQQDVRFGIVASVPHPQVDYSKVSYSDTAWAREPWQTINYVSVHDNHTLLDKLYISNPNDSETTLIRRHKLANTIVLTSQGIPLLHAGVEILRTKQGVENSYNAPDSINQIDWSRKAKFHDVFDYYRDLITLRREHPAFRMTTTEEIYQNLEFIEQKDLPGVIVFVLKNNANGDSWKNIAVIYNTYNEEKIVQIPFGKWTFFFDENGLHPKGLRTIKHDKITVPPISAMVLGEEG from the coding sequence ATGAAACGACTACCTTTTCTTTTTGTAATAATAATTGTGATAATGAATTCGTGCAACGAACCGGCCGATAAGAAGTCAACGGATTTTGATTCGTTGGAAGCTTATTCCGGCGACGATCTGGGGGTAATTTATACCCCCGAAGCAACCACTTTTAAAGTCTGGGCGCCCACGGCGGAAGCTGTCCGGGTGAATATTTATGAAAAAGGATCAGGTGGCGACCTGCTCGAAAAGATAAACTTGCAGCCTGGTATTTCTGGTATCTGGGCAGTGACAGCAGAAAAGGATTTGATTGGGAAATTTTACACTTTCCAGGTAGAGCTGCAGGGGCAGTGGCTCGACGAAACGCCCGGCATCTATGCCGTTGCTGTGGGAATCAACGGAAAAAGAGGAGCCATCATCAACTTTGAAGCTACAAATCCGGAGGGCTGGGACAATGACCAAAAGCCGCCGCTTGGCAACTACAACGACATCATCCTCTATGAACTTCATGTGCGCGATATGACCATCCATCCATCGTCGGGCGCAAAGGATCGCGGAAAATTTACCGGCCTGAGCCAAACCGGAACCACCAGTGCCGAAGGACTTAAAACAGGCATCGATCATATTAAAGAACTTGGCGTAACGCACGTCCACATTCTGCCGGCTTTCGATTATCGTTCCATCGACGAAACCAACTCTGAAAAAGCATACAACTGGGGCTACGATCCCGAAAATTACAATGTTCCCGAAGGGACTTACGCCACCGATGCTGCCGATCCCGCCACCCGCATCCGCGAATTTAAGCAGCTCGTAAAAACAATTCACGACGCTGGCCTCCGGGTAGTGATGGACGTGGTGTACAACCAAACCGGCAAAACAGAAAACTCTAATTTTAATCTGATGGTGCCCGGCTATTATTACCGGCAAAATGCTGACGGAACTTTTAGCAATGCCTCGGGCTGCGGCAACGAAACCGCCTCGGAGCGCCCCATGATGCGCAACTTTATGATCAGCTCTGTAAAACATTGGGTGGAGGAGTACCATGTGGATGGTTTCCGTTTTGATTTGATGGGCATCCACGACATAGAGACGATGAACGCGGTGAGTGAGGCAATTCATGCCATCGACCCGACGATTTTCCTTTACGGTGAAGGATGGACAGCAGGTGCATGCCCATTGCCCGACGACCAGCTTGCGCTGAAGAAAAATGTAGCGCTTCTCGACAGCATCGCCGTGTTTAGCGACGACATCCGCGACGGCATCAAAGGTTCCTGGAACGACCACGAATCCAAAGGATGGGTGAGTGGCAACAGCGACCTGCAGCAAGATGTACGTTTTGGCATTGTGGCTTCGGTACCACATCCGCAGGTGGATTACAGTAAGGTGAGTTACTCCGACACCGCATGGGCCAGGGAGCCGTGGCAAACGATAAATTATGTTTCGGTGCACGACAACCACACCCTGCTGGATAAGCTGTACATTTCCAACCCCAACGACAGCGAGACTACGCTTATCCGCCGGCACAAACTTGCCAACACCATTGTACTTACTTCGCAGGGGATTCCTTTGCTGCATGCCGGCGTGGAAATACTGCGCACCAAACAGGGCGTCGAAAACTCGTACAATGCCCCCGACAGCATCAACCAGATCGACTGGAGCCGCAAAGCAAAATTCCACGACGTATTTGATTATTACCGCGATCTAATCACCTTGCGGCGCGAGCATCCCGCATTTAGAATGACCACCACTGAAGAGATTTATCAAAATCTAGAATTTATCGAACAAAAAGATCTTCCCGGCGTCATTGTTTTTGTTTTGAAAAATAATGCCAATGGTGATTCGTGGAAAAATATTGCGGTAATTTATAATACATACAATGAAGAAAAAATAGTGCAGATACCGTTTGGGAAGTGGACTTTCTTTTTTGATGAAAACGGTCTGCACCCCAAAGGTTTACGAACAATAAAACACGACAAGATAACTGTGCCGCCCATTTCGGCAATGGTGCTGGGGGAGGAAGGGTAG
- a CDS encoding type II toxin-antitoxin system RelE/ParE family toxin, whose translation MKSTYKIIWSDEALSNLQGIIDYLESRWTNREIKKFAQILDKQINLIEINPFLFAETDKSNGLRKSVLSRQTTIYYRVINNEIRIITLFDTRQNPKKVANL comes from the coding sequence ATGAAAAGTACTTATAAGATCATTTGGTCTGATGAAGCATTAAGCAACTTGCAGGGAATAATCGATTATCTTGAAAGTAGATGGACAAATCGTGAAATTAAAAAGTTCGCTCAAATACTTGATAAACAAATAAATTTAATTGAGATCAATCCCTTTCTTTTTGCCGAGACTGATAAATCAAATGGGTTGAGAAAATCTGTATTATCCAGGCAAACAACCATTTATTATAGAGTGATTAACAATGAAATCAGGATCATTACACTTTTTGATACCAGGCAAAATCCAAAAAAGGTTGCTAATCTCTGA